TCAGCTTTGTCACGATCTGACGATAAAGACTTTGCGGACGGTCAGGCAGTGACGCGATTTGACTACATTATTATTGGCGCAGGGTCTGCGGGATGTGTGCTGGCGGAGCGGCTGAGCCGCTGCGGCCGCCATAAGGTGCTTGTCCTTGAGGCTGGCGGGCGTGGGCGCTCCCCCTGGATTGCGCTGCCTCTGGGCTACGGCAAGACGTTTTTTGATCCTGCGGTGAACTGGAAATATGAAAGCGAACCCGAGGCGACGCTCGCGGGGCGGCGCGGCTACTGGCCGCGTGGCAAGGGGGTTGGTGGTTCGGGCGCAATCAATGCTCTGGTCTATGCCCGCGGGGTGCCGCAGGATTTTGACGATTGGGAGGCCGCGGGCGCGACGGGCTGGAACTGGGAGACCGTGCATCAGTCCTACAAGGCGATGGAAACCCAAGTGGCGCCCGATGGGCGGCGGCAGGGAAGCGGTGCGCTGCATGTGCAGGATGTATCGGACCAGATACACCCGGCGAACCGGCATTTCTTTGCCGCGGCGGCTGAACTGGACCTGCCGAGTACCGGCAATATCAACGATCCCGGTGGCGAAGGCGCGGCGGTCTATCGGATCAACACAAGCGGTGGTCGCCGGATGCATTCGGCGCGGGCATTTCTGGCACCCGCGCTAAAGCGGATGAATGTGACCTTGATGACCGGTGCGCTTGTGGAACGGATCATTTTTGACGGTCGGCGTGCCGTTTCGGTACAGCTACGGCGGCGCGGCAGATTGATGACGATATCGGCCGGACGTGAGATCATCCTGTCCGCCGGGGCTGTTGCCTCGCCCTGTCTTCTGCAGCAATCGGGGATCGGTCCTGCGGATCTGCTGAGCAGGCACGGGATCGAGGTGGTTCAGGAGCAGGCCCATGTTGGTGGAAATTTGCAGGACCATCTGGGGATCAACTATTATTTTCGCGCCACAGAGCCGACCCTTAACAATGTGTTGTCGCCCTTGACCGGAAAGCTCCACGCCGCCCTGCAGTATGCGATACGCCGCAGGGGCCCGCTGGCGCTGTCGGTGAACCAATGCGGCGGGTTTTTCCGCAGCGCGCCGCATCTGGGCCGCCCTGACCAGCAGCTCTATTTCAATCCGGTGACCTATACCACTACGCCTGACGGCAAGCGTGAGGTGATCCAGCCAGATCCGTTTGCCGGGTTCATTATCGGCTTTCAACCCGCCCGTCCGACCAGCAGGGGCCGGATCGACATTCGCAGCGCCGACCCAACTGCCCCTCCGCTGATTCAGCCCGGCTCTCTCGCGACTGAGGAAGACCGCGCGCAGGTTATCGCAGGGGGGCTGCTCTGCCAGAGGTTGGCAGGCACATCGGCATTGACCCGGCTGATCGAGGCTCCAATGGGGCCTGATCTGCGGCAGATGGCAGATGCCGACATCCTGTCGGATTTCCGCGAACGCTGTGGCACGGTGTTTCATCCGGTCGGGACCTGCCGTATGGGGGCGGATGCAAGCACCGCCGTTGTCTGCCCCAAGCTGAAGCTGCACGGGTTTGACGGGCTGCGGGTCGTGGATGCCTCGGTCTTTCCCAATATCACCTCGGGCAATACCAATGCTCCGACTATGATGCTGGCCCATCGGGCGGCTGATCTTATTTTGGAGGCCGGATGAATACGCCCTATTCAGCCTCGGGTGCGGTGCCGCTGCAGGATGATCGCGGACAACAGGACATCGGGCCGCGCATTTGCCGGATCGAGACATTCTGCACGCCCTTGGTGGGGTTTGTCCGGGTTACCTCGGAGGATGGCCAGCAGGGTTGGGGGCAGGTTTCGACCTATAACAGCGATCTGACCTGCGAGATCCTTCATCGGCAGGTGGCGCCCTGGGCCTTGGGCCGGGGTATGGATGCGCTTGAGGCGGTGATCACCGAGATCCCGCTGCGCGAGCATAAATATCCGGGCACCTATCTGCGGCGTGCGATGGCGGGCTTTGATACGGCGGTGTGGGATTGGCGCGGCCGGGTGGCCGAAAAACCAGTGGCGGTGTTGCTGGGCGGGTCGCCGGGTCCGATCCGGGCCTATGCCTCTTCGATGCGGCGCGATATCACACCACAGGACGAGGCGGATCGGCTCAAGGCCCTGCGTGACAGCCACGGGTTTGACGCATTCAAGGTGCGGGTCGGCGCCGAATGCGGCGAAGACCGGGATGAATGGCCGGGGCGGACGGAGACGATCATTCCGACGATCCGGGCAGCATTGGGAGATCGGGTCTCCCTGCTGGTTGATGGCAATTCCGGGTTTTCCCCGAAACGCGCCATTGAGGTAGGCCAGCACCTGCAGGACCATGGGTATGAGCATTTCGAGGAACCCTGCCCCTATTGGATGCTGGAGCAGACGGCGGAGGTGACCCGCGCGCTGGATCTGGATGTGGCGGGCGGTGAGCAGGATTGGGATTTGCAGGTCTGGCGTCGTATGATCGAGATGCGCGCGGTTGACATCATCCAGCCGGATATCCTGTATCTGGGCGGGATGACGCGGAGTATGCAGGTTGCGCAGCTGGGTGCGGCGGCGGGGCTGCCCTGCACGCCGCATTGTGCGAACCTGTCTCTGGTTACCCTGTTCACGATGCATTTGCTCCGCGCCGTCGATCTGCCCGGGCGCTATCTGGAATTCTCTATCGAGGGCGATGACTATTATCCCTGGCAGCGGGATCTGTTTGTCACTGATCCATTCCGCATCGACAACGGTCAGGCGACGGTCACTGATCAGCCCGGCTGGGGCATCGAGATCAACCCGGAGTGGCTGTCAAAGTCGACATATAACTGTAGCGAGATTTAGATGTGCCCTGTGCGC
Above is a window of Phaeobacter sp. A36a-5a DNA encoding:
- a CDS encoding GMC family oxidoreductase, which produces MTRFDYIIIGAGSAGCVLAERLSRCGRHKVLVLEAGGRGRSPWIALPLGYGKTFFDPAVNWKYESEPEATLAGRRGYWPRGKGVGGSGAINALVYARGVPQDFDDWEAAGATGWNWETVHQSYKAMETQVAPDGRRQGSGALHVQDVSDQIHPANRHFFAAAAELDLPSTGNINDPGGEGAAVYRINTSGGRRMHSARAFLAPALKRMNVTLMTGALVERIIFDGRRAVSVQLRRRGRLMTISAGREIILSAGAVASPCLLQQSGIGPADLLSRHGIEVVQEQAHVGGNLQDHLGINYYFRATEPTLNNVLSPLTGKLHAALQYAIRRRGPLALSVNQCGGFFRSAPHLGRPDQQLYFNPVTYTTTPDGKREVIQPDPFAGFIIGFQPARPTSRGRIDIRSADPTAPPLIQPGSLATEEDRAQVIAGGLLCQRLAGTSALTRLIEAPMGPDLRQMADADILSDFRERCGTVFHPVGTCRMGADASTAVVCPKLKLHGFDGLRVVDASVFPNITSGNTNAPTMMLAHRAADLILEAG
- a CDS encoding mandelate racemase/muconate lactonizing enzyme family protein; translation: MNTPYSASGAVPLQDDRGQQDIGPRICRIETFCTPLVGFVRVTSEDGQQGWGQVSTYNSDLTCEILHRQVAPWALGRGMDALEAVITEIPLREHKYPGTYLRRAMAGFDTAVWDWRGRVAEKPVAVLLGGSPGPIRAYASSMRRDITPQDEADRLKALRDSHGFDAFKVRVGAECGEDRDEWPGRTETIIPTIRAALGDRVSLLVDGNSGFSPKRAIEVGQHLQDHGYEHFEEPCPYWMLEQTAEVTRALDLDVAGGEQDWDLQVWRRMIEMRAVDIIQPDILYLGGMTRSMQVAQLGAAAGLPCTPHCANLSLVTLFTMHLLRAVDLPGRYLEFSIEGDDYYPWQRDLFVTDPFRIDNGQATVTDQPGWGIEINPEWLSKSTYNCSEI